The following proteins are encoded in a genomic region of Palaemon carinicauda isolate YSFRI2023 chromosome 19, ASM3689809v2, whole genome shotgun sequence:
- the LOC137659034 gene encoding uncharacterized protein: MHGHFLGQSEEFASKKTWQWLRREELKKETEGMNMATQDQALMNKIGYIPPATDGNNISSKKVPQWLFQGEKVEQVRKLRVCKIMKEPYQFDVDEWWHLDRVGIAPSEQYTVREAEAVQKVLQSVVIKPEGCQGMNKLTIPKLELLALLLGSRLAKTLKELIEPREIVIWTHSKVTLAWVASPEAKDHKNVFISNRVAEIVFLQQVCRFSLIRVPSKQNPADILSRCATTQQLLDNSLWRTSPEFLRTTGKPVPCKEQDPTQEKTTVAAVQELREEMNPAPTGEIWEILQREVEFQFLLRVVEKCWVAGLCSIAKRTLRQSSECVKAFQPLMKQPPPPPLPKERITLTKPFTAVGVDHTAVIQTETRPGYILIVTCIASRAVYLDFCPSLEAEEFLLALKRFSATHGVLQGLYEEDEVQQFLRKTGIKWRFQTPRAPWKGGFFKRLIGVTKRTLQIALGKKYLPDAHILTLVKEAEAVVNDRLLMYSGNKCEDEVLTPSHLLRGHPVHLMAPILPDDHLNATFTSQRLRDRYLKLTDSLKAFRERWRREYLSALRARHDCRSSHYWCLHVATKLDSETMLNLSEYSISRGILNSYLD; this comes from the exons aaaggtgccgcagtggctatttCAAGGGGAAAAGGTTGAACAGGTAAGAAAGCTTAGAGTGTGCAAAATCATGAAAgaaccatatcagtttgatgtagatgaatggtggcatttggaccgtgttggcatcgccccatctgagcaatacactgttcgcgaggcggaAGCCGTGCAAAAGGTGTTGCAAAGTGTTGTGATAAAACCTGAGGGAtgtcag ggaatgaacaaattgacaattcccaagctagaactgctagcattgttgctaggcagcagattagcaaagacCCTCAAAGAGCTGATAGAACCACGAGAGATAGTCATATGGACacacagtaaggtcacgttggcatgggtagcatctcccgaggccAAGGACCACAAAAACGTTTTCATATCTaaccgagtggcggagattgtttttcttcagcaggtttgtcGATTCAGTTTGATACGtgtccccagtaaacagaaccctgctgatatcctgtccagatgtgcaacgacgcaacaactgctagataactccctgtggaggaccagtccagaattcctcaggaccacgggaaagcctgttccttgcaaggagcaAGATCCAACCCAGGAAAAAACAACAGTCGCGGCAGTGCAGGAACTAAGGGAGGAAATGAATCCTGCCCCCACaggcgagatatgggaaattctgcaaagggaagtagaattccaattcttgttgagagttgttgaa AAATGCTGGGTGGCGGGTCTatgttccattgcgaagcgaaccctACGACAAAGTTCAGAATGTGTAAAGGCCTTCCAACCTCTGatgaaacagccaccaccaccccctctACCGAAGGAGAGGATCACTCTCACAaaaccctttacagcagtcggagtggaccacacagcagtcATACAGACTGAGACGCGGCCGGGCTACATACTGATCGTAACATGCAttgctagcagagccgtgtaccttgatttctgcccctccctggaagcggaagaattcttATTAGCCCTAAAGCGGTTTAGCGCCACACACGGTGTCcttcagggactctacgaagaagatgaagtccagcagttcttgaggaaaacGGGCATAAAGTGGcgatttcagacgccccgtgcaccttggaaaggtgggttcttcaaGCGTCTGATaggggtaacgaaacggaccctccagatagccctcggaaagaagtacttACCGGACGCCCACATACTAACCCTTGTGAAAGAAGCGGAAGCAGTGGTGAATGATCGGCTGCTTATGTACAGCGGCAACaagtgcgaggatgaagtcctcaccccctcccatttgctaagaggacacccagtccacctcatggcaccgatcctGCCAGACGACCACCTCAACGCGACCTTCACCTCTCAGAGGCTACGTGATCGCTACCTAAAACTGACAGATTCTTTAaaagccttccgagagaggtggagaagggaatacttgagtgccttgagagcccggcacgactgtcg TTCCTCACACTACTGGTGCCTTCATGTTGCAACAAAATTGGATTCAGAAACAATGCTGAATCTTTCCGAATACTCTATATCcagaggcattttgaattcttacctggaTTAG